In Bacteroidota bacterium, the genomic stretch AAAGATGCCTACGTCTTCCGAGCAAAAGCATATTTTGAATTAGGTGAAATAGAAAAATCTGCTAACGACTATGCAAGTGCTGCCAGTTATGAGAAGAAGAATCCTGAATTTGCCTTCAATGCTGGAAAAATGTATTATAATTTAGGCAGCTATTTTAAAGCAGTCGATTACTTGAACCTTTGTACCGAAATTGATAAAAAGCATTTAGACGGCTATGATTATAAAGTAAGGGCTTTAATGGCTCTTGAAAATTACGATGCAGCCTTATTTGAAGCTGAAAAAGCGATAAAAATAAAGAAAACAGCCATAAGCCATTACAATTTGGGAAATGTAGCATTTCATTTAAACGATTTAGAAACAGCCTACACCAATTTATCCAAGGCAGTGAAATTGGATAATAAAATGAAGGAAGCCCATTTTACTTTGGCCAAATTATTTTTCAAATTAGAAAAATCAACAGAAGCATTAACTGCCATTAATACAGCAGCAACATTGAGTCCTAAAAGTTTTGATGTTTATAAATTGAGAAGTGAAATTTATTATCACCGAAAAAATTATGTCAAAGCAATTAATGATTTAACCTACATCCTAATAAATATTAATCCTGAAAATGCAGACATATATCTGTTGAGAGGTGATTATTATATGGAAAACAATAAATCATATAATGCAGTTAGCGACTATTCTCAGGTACTCATACTGGCACCATTGCGTTTTGATGCAGTTTTCAAACGTGCCAAGGCCTACGAAATAATTGATAACAAAGAAAAAGCTGTCCAGGATTTTGAGGATTATTTGAGTAGGATTGACCACAATAAAGAAGAGAACAGAGTTGATATTTATTATGCTAAAACGCATGTTTTTGAGCTAAATCGAGAACAAAATAAACCTATAATCGATTTAACATGGCCCGTGACAAAAAGGGATTACCTTTTTGAAATACCCCTGAATATTGACAAAATATCCCTGAAAGGAATAGTAAGAGATCAAAGTGCGTTGAAATATTTTAAGATCAATAATAGCGAGTATCCCATCGATTCAATTACACTTTCTTTTACTTATTCATTAACAATAGCGAACTTAGAAAAGGTTGTTTTTGAAGCAGAGGATATTTATAATAATTATCAAAGTATTACTTATACAATCAAACGAACAGAAACAGATCCACCCGTTATACACTTGTATAGTCCTTTTGCGTCTGATAATGGCGAAATCGTATTGCAATCAACAAATCCAATACTGTTCGTAGAGGGTAAAGTAACAGATCAAAGTGTTATCAAATCAATTATGATTGATAATACCTATGCCAGTTTCCTCAGCACAGAACAAAATCCAACTTTCTCTGCTTATTTAAATATCAGTGGGAAAAATGAAATTACCATTTCAGTCATCGATATTTACGATAATGAAACAAGTATTAATTATCATTTCAATAGGGAATTAGCCAAATCAGATGCTGAAAATCCCATGGGAAAAACTTGGGTTGTATTTATTGAAAACTCCGATTACAATCAATTACAAGACCTAACATCCCCTGCAAAAGATATCAACTTGGTAAAGGAATCACTGAAAGATTATAATATTTCGAATTTCATTTACAAGCAAAACCTGACAAAATCTGAAATGCAAAGGTTTTTCAGCATTGAGTTAAGGGATTTGGTTATTGATAATAATGTAAACTCCATTGTGCTTTGGTATGCCGGACATGGAAAATATACCAACGAAACAGGTTATTGGTTGCCTGTAAATGCAAGTTTTGCAGATGAATTCACCTATTTTCCAATCAATAGTTTAAAAGCTGCCATACAGCCTTACTCTAAATATTTAAAACACATATTGGTTGTGACCGATGCCTGTGAAGCAGGTCCTTCATTTTATATGGCATTACGAGCAAGTCCACAGCAGCGCGATTGCAGCGATTGGACTGATACTCGACATAAGTCTGCCCAGGTGCTTACATCTGCTGGAAACGAACCTGCTGTTGATAATTCAAAGTTCACACAAACATTTGCTAACGCTCTCTTGTATAATCCCGACTACTGTATTTCAATTGATGATATAGTGATTAAAGTAAATAAAGCCTACGAAGAAGCAAATGGCCAAAACCCAAAGTTTGGTAAAATTGCCGGTCTTGAAGATGAAAATGGAACTTTCTTCTTTATAAAAAAATAGATCCCTCTAACATTCATTTTTTTAATATTTCACTAATCATATTATTAATGCCAATGGGGCCAAATTATAGAATTTAACTCCTGAATGGACATTTTGATATCAAATTATACGGATATTCTTTATTATACCACAAACATATTTACTGTAATACCATTCATATTAAGGCCACTGATTTGCATAAACTTCATTTTTCTCCTGAAAACAAATCAATGGAATCTGTGGCAATTTTCACATCATAGGTACAATTGATATTCAAATTAAATTATTAAATATGCAATGATATGTTGATTTTTCATCAAGTAGAAACAACTTTATAGTGCCAGCATACGTCATTCATAAAATATCAAAATACATGGTTACTATTCTCATGTTAAGTATACTAAACCCTTGAATTAGAATAATACAAATAGGAATTATGCGTATAAAAGGTGCCTTCTTGTTCTGTTTTCTCTTATTTAGTAGCCTGCTTGGTTTAGCACAATTGAATGGAAGTTATACGATTAAACCTTCTTTGTCAAACTTTTCAGGAAATCCTAATGGCATTTCTGGCAAAAATTACACCTCCTTAAATAATGCAGTATCTGCTTTAAAGAATTATGGAATAAGTGGACAAGTTACTTTTAATATTGATTCAGGCAGTTATAATGAACAGATATCCATTCCTTCAATTACGGGTGCTTCTGCTACAAGTCGAATAGTTTTTCAATCGGCAAATGGAGATAGCAGTTCCGTACATATTAAGTTCAATAATTCAAATTCCAATACTAATTATGTTATTCAATTAAACGGTGGTGACTACTTAACTTTCCGTCAACTCACAGTTATTGCAAGCGGAAAATTTTTTGGTAGAGTTATAGAACTTACAAATAATGCTAATTACAATATCATCAGTAATTGTAAAATTAATGCAGAGAATGGAAATTCTTCCTATTCAGCCGGAATTTATGCCTATTCTAGTTCTATCGATTGTTACAATACAATTACAAACAACTTGATAGTTGGAGGATATTATGGTTTGACATTTTATGGTTACCATGAAACGGGTAATAACGTAATTGGAAATACTATTAAAGATTTTTATTATGTCGGCATTAATTTGAGGTATCAGGATTCTTTTCTTTTAGAGAACAATACGATTACCAGTTTAAATCAATCCTCACATATTATTGGGATTTACCTTTATAGTACATT encodes the following:
- a CDS encoding tetratricopeptide repeat protein, whose product is MFLSTRNISVIFLFLALSISGFGQSPKKYFKEGEKYLEERKYMLAVTKFTQALRMDQEYKDAYVFRAKAYFELGEIEKSANDYASAASYEKKNPEFAFNAGKMYYNLGSYFKAVDYLNLCTEIDKKHLDGYDYKVRALMALENYDAALFEAEKAIKIKKTAISHYNLGNVAFHLNDLETAYTNLSKAVKLDNKMKEAHFTLAKLFFKLEKSTEALTAINTAATLSPKSFDVYKLRSEIYYHRKNYVKAINDLTYILININPENADIYLLRGDYYMENNKSYNAVSDYSQVLILAPLRFDAVFKRAKAYEIIDNKEKAVQDFEDYLSRIDHNKEENRVDIYYAKTHVFELNREQNKPIIDLTWPVTKRDYLFEIPLNIDKISLKGIVRDQSALKYFKINNSEYPIDSITLSFTYSLTIANLEKVVFEAEDIYNNYQSITYTIKRTETDPPVIHLYSPFASDNGEIVLQSTNPILFVEGKVTDQSVIKSIMIDNTYASFLSTEQNPTFSAYLNISGKNEITISVIDIYDNETSINYHFNRELAKSDAENPMGKTWVVFIENSDYNQLQDLTSPAKDINLVKESLKDYNISNFIYKQNLTKSEMQRFFSIELRDLVIDNNVNSIVLWYAGHGKYTNETGYWLPVNASFADEFTYFPINSLKAAIQPYSKYLKHILVVTDACEAGPSFYMALRASPQQRDCSDWTDTRHKSAQVLTSAGNEPAVDNSKFTQTFANALLYNPDYCISIDDIVIKVNKAYEEANGQNPKFGKIAGLEDENGTFFFIKK